The DNA sequence AGGATTTTTCGCTGCTTCTGCACGTTGTTCCACGCTATCCTCGGCAAGCGCAATTGCCTGTCTGTTGAAAGGATAGATGCCCGTCATCTTAAAGGACGAAGAAATGTTGCCAACATTCATCGCACTTTTCCAAGCTTCAGCAAagacaaaattaaaatttgtcTTAGTGACGAACTTTCCTCCCGTTCTTGTACTGAAATTGTGGCAGGCTGTTGTCCAATGAGCTTTCAGTGCGTGGAATACGCTTCTGTCTAAAGGCTGAGTCAAATGCGTTGTGCTTGGAGGCaacagaaataaaataatccCTTCTTGTGCTGCAGTTTTAATAACAGCCGGATTGTAATGAGTTGAGTGACCATCCATTATTAGCAATAACGGTCGCTTTGCTGGAGCGTAGGCAAGAAAAAGCTCAAAAAACCATCCTTCAAAAACCGCACTAGTGCTCCATCCTGAATCAGTAACAGTGTACCTCGTATCCGGTACCTGTCCTTCTACCAATCTCTCATTCCAACCAAAACTTTTCTTGAAAAGTATGTGAGGTGGCAAAGCAAATCCAGAAGCGCAAACACAAGCTAAAACAGATATTTGTGTTTTGTCTCCGAAAGTGACGGAAAACACATGTCTCTGCCCTTTTCTTGTTATAATTTTGGGAGGTTTGAATTCCAGCGGTATAGGAGTTTtgtcaaaattgaaaattcggCTTGGCTCGTTCATGatatcgtttttttcaagaAGGGCAAAAAGCGTGTCGTAATACTTGTCCAAGACACTTCTCTTTGTGGCAGTTAATCTCGATTTCGACAGCGATTCAGCAGTTTTTAGTACAAGTTCAGGATGTCTCTTCTTAAATTTTTCAAACCATCCATGCGTGATAATATCCCTCACAATGCCTTTGGCGGACAAAATTTCTTGGGCTACAGCTAGTGCCTATACGATTagataaaaatattttttattaagcACGAGCATCTACCTGTTTTATTGTTCGCCCGCTGCCCACTTTCACACTTTTAGTAAGGAAAGAAGCTaactcctcttcctctttatCGGTAAAGTAGCGGCGACTGTCACCAGACAAGTGGGGGTTGGTCAAAATTTTGAGTCGATTGTAGAGAGTGGTTGGCGGTGTTCCCCACTCACGAGCAACCACACGGTAGCTacgagcgttttcgctctCGAGCTCATCGATCGCCTTCTGCAAGCCGTGTGGATTCCACTGCCGATACGTTGACGTTCGTCCATCACTGCTAGCCGCCAAGAACGTTGCGGATCGTCTCGAAATGCCCGTCGGTCGAACTATTCGGCCTCGAAGCGACAGTTTGGGTCTGCTCGACGGATTCATCGCAGTACGTACTCGAACAAAGGAGGCTAAATGGCTAAAGACCCTACGTCCAGGATATGGCCCTCCCATTTTTGTACTTGATGGCTACAAAACGATCTAATTGCGGCGTACTCCTAGCGATAATGATGAAAGAAGACTGTGTGAACGATTTGGCTGCGTTTGAATGCTTAGGCACTAGTTGGCTGTACAAAACGTGTTTTCCAATCTAGAGCACGCTACCCTTCCTTAATCAATCGGCGATATCTCAGCGAGAATGAAATCTCCGACAATCGCATAAATTTAGCGAGATAGAAGAGGCTTTAGGCTTTCAAACGGTATATAGAACGTCTCTGTGCGATAAAAGCTGACGGAGTTAGAGAGCCTGTTCCAAAGCGCATGGGTGTGTTCGAAAAACAGATTACGTGACTCGTCCCTCTTCTAACTTCGCTTACTCCTATAAAACGCAACGAAACAAGCTGAAACTTTACAACGAGTTTCTCGAGTTATTTCGCCACATTTTTGCCTTTAACTGTTTTAACGGTAGTCCGTTCTAAAAGGTAAACCGCTTGTTCCAAAGTTGATGTATTCCAAACTAGATACGGGACTCTAAAGTCGTTGGCTATCAAAGAACCCGAAAGAACGTTAGCGATTGGGAAAAAGCTCGGGCAGACCTCTTGCGGGCCTTCATCCAACGCTCGCGCAACGATGTCCGTACACGCGCGAAGAGATTTCCTTCGTTTAGGGACTTCCGCGACTGTTTTATCGAGTAGGAGTGCCCATTAGGGAAAGGTACATTTGTTAACGAAGTTAGGTCCGCGTCCAATCAGTGTACGTATGTCCTAATGGGTATCGAGACCTGTGATTGGCTCGCTCGGTTTGAAAAACCACGTGATCTGCACACGGCTTTCTACAGAGTGCGTCCAGACCCTCTTGCCAACCACACTCCCCTTAACGCGCgagggtctggagtatcGAGGCTAGCCGTAACCTAGCCTCGGAAACACAGACTCTCCCCACGCGCGCTACGCGGCTGGGAGAGAGTCTGGGCAAATTGTATACTACTAGCTGATTTACCCGTTCATCGAACGGGTTGTTTAGGCGTTTGTATTCAGACATGAGCGCATATGAAATTATGCTTATTCGGCCGTTTCTTGCAATATTCTAACGGCATTTTACAGCGTGTTGTCAACCCGCAGTGCCGCTCGCTGATAGGCCGGTTTTTCTGCGACCGTTACGACTCTATTCTGCTATATATCTCTAACGCTATATCTCTAATGCACGAATCGGGTCTCTTAAGCGCCGCTGCAATTCGACCTACGTGGGCTAGCTACGGCTTTTTTACCCGCGTTAGCTTATTGGAATACAGCTGCAGTTTCTTGTCGAAGCTCATTTACAGCTGCAAAAGCTATTCAAGGAGAAATCTCAGGCTGTATACCCTGGTCATTTCCTACGCTGTAAACCAACTTGGTTTGTTTGGAGGCGCCCGATTAACATATCGTAACTATTTTGTCATCTATTTGGACATTCGGTAATCGGTCGGGTCCATGTATAGCAGCCGATCCTTGGTAATTTGCAGCTGCGCTGAATCCGGTCGTAAGTCATTCGTAACTGCTGTACATGATAGTCCTTGCCCACTAAAAAAGCTTCAGTAGCGGGCCTCGGCATATAAGTAAACCGCTCCTCTACCCAATCGCGGTCCCAtcgcagcagaagcagacgGTCACGATCTATTCACAGCTGCTCCAACCGGGCTAATCGCTgcatgcagcagcagaagaaacagcagcagcagtagtcGCGTCGGTCAATTCACTGCTCAGATCAATCTGCGCAGTAGTCGCGCGTTTAGCTGTTGCATATGGTCCAGCCTACTGAAGATGCGAAATAACCTCTCTCGTTTCCAGCGCTACTAATAGACCGGAGCCGCTTTGCAGCTGTGAATAGACCGGTCCTTGTCCAAGAGCCGCAACCGGGCAAATTAACCGAACTCTATTTCGCAGCAAAGATGAGTTTAacgattttgtcttttcaaAATCGGCACATCGTTTATCTTCCCATCATTTAAAGCTGCCACGCAAGTGAACTGCAATATGCTGTAAACTCAGGGGGAAAACACGAATCAGAGATACATACCCGGaagcagggcatggtacactgcgaattgcactatgcAGCATTAAACTCAGGcgaaaaacatgcatcaggaatacataccctgcaagcagggaatggtagactgtgaattgcactatgtacagtatgcagtaaactgagggggaaaacgtgcatcagggatagataccctgcaagcagggcatggtacactgcgaattgcactatgcggTATTAAACTCAGGcgaaaaacatgcatcagggatacataccctgcaagcagggaatggtaccctgcgaattgcactatgcggTAAACTCAGGGGGAAAACATGCATaagggatacataccctgcaagcagggcatggtacactgtgaattgcactatgcggTATTAAACTCAGGCGAAAAACATGCATaagggatacataccctgcaagcagggaatggtacactgtgaattgctctatgtacagtatgcagtaaactcagggggaaaacgtgcatcagggatacataccctgcaagcaggaaGTGGTACAGTGTCAATTGCacaaaaacatgcatcagtgatacgtactctgcaagcagggaatggtacactgCGAATTCCACTATGCGGTAAACTTAACTCAGGGGggaaacatgcatcagggatacacgTATTGCAAGGGCAGGGCACTCTACCAGGAGTCGCTGGAACCTCGCAGCGAGGTCGCTTTCGCGCGGAAGAAGCCATGGAAaaacggaaagacaaaggaagatggcggcggagaaaataTGCATAGCGCACTCTAAGGCGATTCGAATTAGGGCGAAACGCGACTTCACGGCGGCGATTGCTCGATTCGGATCGGTAGAAAACCCGcgcgagacgtcgcgtttGGAATTCCGGCGCGATCGGCGGCCcgggaaagcggcggcggaggaggatccgCGGCGGGGGtcccgacgatcgcgcgttcAATCGATTGCGCGGAAGGGCGTTCGAAGCGCAgcggcgcgatcgaagcGCGGTCACGGCGTCGggcggcgaaatttgaaggcgaaaacgcgaggtcCCGCATTGGAAACGCAGGCCCCGTACGAAGCTCCGTAAATTATGGGAAGACAGCGCGGTTCCTTTGATGATAATTCAATTTTGTTCTCGTGGGTAGTGGCCCTCGCGGCCGTGCAATACTTCCGACTTATGACTGCCAAGCAGATTTAGGCGACTCTTCGCTTTCCAAAACATCTGCCGAAAACATCTCCGCGAATAACCGCTTCGATGCCGGAACGCTGCTCTTCGAAGAGAGCAGCAATACCGACTCTTCGACAAATCGAGCGAAAAGCTTCGTCAAGGAGGGAGGCCTCTACCAGAAATGACATCTACAGCACCGTAACACGGCAGTACTGTAGAACGGCTGACGTAGAGAGCGTAACGCGGCGCTATGGGCGCTGATTACATTAGCAAAGCTCGACGCTGATTGTCTGACCGTTCTTGGATAGTAGCGCTCTCATTGGATAATTAGCGGACAAAGGAACCGCGCTCTAGTATACAAGTTGCCCAGACTCTCTCCCAGCCGCGTAGCGCGCGTGGGGAGAGTTTGGGTTTCCGAGGCTAAGCCGTAACCCAACGTCGGCAACCCCGGATAAAGGAGAAAGGAGGCCTCAACGACAAAGGAATCGAAAAGAGGATGGTAGTGTGCGTATTGAAACTGCGGTAAGCATCGGGACTGGCTCTCTGCTTCGTGTAGGTTCTTTGCGGTGTTAATGTCTGTTTAGCGACGCTGTCCCCCTCGTCATAGTGGGCGTGAAAGTGGGAGGAGCCGTACCAGACCTCTCTGGGACACCGTCATACGGGTGTTCTtgagagggtctggggacCAGGCTAGTAAGTTTTCCGCTACGAGCCAGTCGACAGAGACGGTCGAAGACGCGGCTGGACTGGGACGACGCCTCTCTACGACAGAAACGATGCATAAGCGATGTAGGAAAGGCGATCGTCCTACTTGCCTTCCTGGAGAAAATCGCGGAAGAGCCCGGACAAACAACTCCCCCGGATATATAAGAGGGGTTAATAAACAGTACATGCAGTCACTCATATTAAAAAGTTAAGCTTTGTTCCTTAACGATGCCCTGACGTCTTGTTGTCAGACAGAGCGTCATTTGCCCGGCTATAAGGATAGATAGACTAAATGAATAAGTTCTTTACAATCTCGTTTCACCCTTCAATCTAAGGATGTAGACTTAGAAAACGTACTCTGTCGCTATTTAGACGAGAAAAGCGTCTGTCACTTTTTTCCATTCTATATTAGTCACGTGAACAAATCCTTGACTTTAAGTATTTACTCTTTATggtattattgattttatgaCTTTATTAACGATTAGAATAAAACGTTTGAGGCCATTTCACTGACGATTAGTGATGGGATTACTttgtaaattaattaattaattaataattaa is a window from the Oscarella lobularis chromosome 10, ooOscLobu1.1, whole genome shotgun sequence genome containing:
- the LOC136192254 gene encoding tigger transposable element-derived protein 6-like, with product MNPSSRPKLSLRGRIVRPTGISRRSATFLAASSDGRTSTYRQWNPHGLQKAIDELESENARSYRVVAREWGTPPTTLYNRLKILTNPHLSGDSRRYFTDKEEEELASFLTKSVKVGSGRTIKQALAVAQEILSAKGIVRDIITHGWFEKFKKRHPELVLKTAESLSKSRLTATKRSVLDKYYDTLFALLEKNDIMNEPSRIFNFDKTPIPLEFKPPKIITRKGQRHVFSVTFGDKTQISVLACVCASGFALPPHILFKKSFGWNERLVEGQVPDTRYTVTDSGWSTSAVFEGWFFELFLAYAPAKRPLLLIMDGHSTHYNPAVIKTAAQEGIILFLLPPSTTHLTQPLDRSVFHALKAHWTTACHNFSTRTGGKFVTKTNFNFVFAEAWKSAMNVGNISSSFKMTGIYPFNRQAIALAEDSVEQRAEAAKNPAIRFLPILTPIPEHRRRSASPLRVSIQDFSSPDESLSVSILEELRFTMSEEKRFQRRLEEGYNLSDPRYSEWIPFKSS